In the genome of Manis javanica isolate MJ-LG chromosome 17, MJ_LKY, whole genome shotgun sequence, one region contains:
- the SIGLECL1 gene encoding LOW QUALITY PROTEIN: SIGLEC family-like protein 1 (The sequence of the model RefSeq protein was modified relative to this genomic sequence to represent the inferred CDS: inserted 1 base in 1 codon), with translation MPGLWASSTIGLTKEPKXGTSLPCEGKNQNGAHAWGKGSAAPQACTKGLLRGVVYGATAVALLFLRLIPLIVKHIRRRQAKRSAAIKAGESPPVGASHEPKLPLRPEELEKSQSPHLLRPGPRWVPTVSGIYQNTGTKTPEERHYSG, from the exons ATGCCGGGCCTCTGGGCCAGCAGCACCATCGGGCTGACCAAGGAACCCA CCGGCACCAGCCTCCCCTGTGAGGGGAAGAACCAAAACGGAGCCCATGCCTGGG GAAAGGGGTCTGCGGCTCCCCAGGCTTGCACGAAGGGGCTGCTCCGGGGCGTTGTCTACGGGGCCACTGCGGTTGCACTGCTGTTCCTCCGCCTCATCCCTCTCAT AGTGAAACACATCAGAAGGAGGCAGGCAAAGAGAAGTGCCGCAATCAAAGCAGGAGAGAGCCCGCCCGTCGGAGCAAGCCATGAACCCAAGCTGCCTCTGAGGCCTGAGGAACTAGAAAAATCACAATCACCCCATCTTCTGAGACCCGGCCCCCGGTGGGTACCCACTGTGTCTGGGATTTATCAGAATACCGGTACTAAGACCCCTGAGGAGCGGCACTACAGTGGTTAA